The genomic stretch gagtgcgcgtgcacgcacacacaagcgggggaggggcagagagagagggagacatgggatccgaagcaggctccaggctccgagccgtcagcacagagcccgacgtggggctcgaactcaccaactgccagatcgtgacctgagccgaagtcggacgctcaacccactgagctgaCATTCCCACTACCGGAGTACAGGGTTCCCTATCCCCCATGTTATCGCCAGAATTtgttctcttgtctttttgataatagacattctaacaggtgtgaggtgatatttcactgtggtgtCAGTTGCCATTTCCccgatgaggagtgatgttgagcaccttgtcacgtgtctgttggctatttgtgtatcttctttggaaaaatgtctatgcaggtcttttgcttccttttaaaCTGGATTGTTTGTTATTTTGGCTGTTGAGCTGTACGAGTTCCTCGTATGTGTTGGATGTGAACCCTTTATGGATAGGTGGcttacaaatatttcctcctatcccatagattgcctttttccTTTGTCCATGGTTGCTTGGACTGTGCAGAATCTGACACCTTATGGGCCAAAAAAGTAAGAAAGGGCTCAAAGACTgatgggaagagaagcaaaagacATCGGATCGAGCTGGACGGGCTCCCACTGGATAGATCTGGGACGATTTGTATAGCAAAACAAGAAAGGTAGTATCAGATTGTATCCCACTGAACAAAAAAGGAATCCGTGAGGTCATGAtgatataaataaagaaatgaataaatacgtAAGTGGAGGAGAAAAGGTGCCTTTTCTATATAGTGAAATGCCAACTAATAATAGACATTTATTGATAAATAAGTACCATATActtcacagtggagaaacctggtgGAAGCTTTCTAAATCAAGTGGTGAAGTTCAACATCCTCGGTGAGGGGGCAGGGTGGCCCCACGTGACTTCCGATATGATGCCCCGAGCTCACGTTATCTCACGTCTCACTTCTGGGAGATTCCTGCTCCAGTGGCATAACCCAAATGGAATCATCAGGAAACATCAGGAAACCCACAACAAGGAACCATCTGCCGGGTGACTGTAGCGTTCAAAATGCCGTGGTCAGTAAAGACAAGAAAGGTCTGACGAACGGGTAGAAAGCCATCACCGCTAAGTAAACAGTGATTCTAGACCCTGGGACTCTGAAGGACAATATTTGCAAAGCGGGCAAAATCGGGAAGAGGGTTACAGCTGCCATGATGATATTGTGTGAGTCAGGTGAGCTTCCTGTTTTGGTGATGTGGGAGAGCATCCTTGTCACTGGTAAAATCATCCTGAGGGATGAAAAGCTGACAAGGCATCATATTTGCGACCTGCCCTCAAATGGTCCTGAAAAATAGTATGTTTATATACATCGATCCGCCGCTCTATCtgttgagagcgagagagagagagagagagagggagggagggagagagagaatgacgaATTAAAACAAACGTGGCAAAATGCCGACAGCTGGGGAATCTGGATGAGGAATGTGGGAGTTCTTTGTGCTATTCTGGCCACCTTTCCGAAGGATGAAATGATAGAAACAGCAATAACGTGGAGGCGGGGCTTGACTGGCGCGCacaggagcgggggggggggggggggggggcaggaagagaagggacagGAAGGGCTAGAGGTGCCGTGAGTAACTGAGGAGGGGCACCATCAGGGGGTGTTAGATTTCTTATCTGAGACTTGGAGAAAGATCACCCAAGAAACGGACTCCTAACCagagagaacacactgatggtgaCCGGAGGGCaggtggcggtggggggagggatgggtgaaataggtgatggggatgaaggagggcacttgtcgtgatgagtaACACGTGGTGTATGGCAGTGCCGAATGACACCATCGTACTCCAGaatctaatattacactgtatgtcaactaactggaattaatgtaaaaacttaaaaaaaaatttttttaatgttcagttttgagagacagagagagagagagagcgcgagcaggggaggggcagagagagagggagacacagaatccgaagcaggctccaggttctgagctgtcagcccagtgcccgatgcggggctcaaacccataaacggCGAGATcacgagccgaagtcggacgcttaaccaactgagccacccaggcgcccctaaaataaaaacttaaaggaaaaaaagagatcaaCCTGCTTtccttgctttgtttcatttaatcctccaaaCAGCCCCGTGGGGGTAGACACTAGGTTTATCCTCACTTTATACAGAAATGGGGGTTTCAGAGATTCATCCATTCAACCAGCATTTACTGAGCGCTTGCTATGGTCCAATTTTACCGCGGCTACACGAAACAATGTTAAGCGTGAttgcgcgtgtgtgtgtacatttagGAAACAATCCAGGAAGGAGATGCACTTCAACATTAATGTGCTAAGAGAGGCTGTCTGTAGGCAGTGGGTCCAAGTGCTTCCGTTTTCTTCTTTGGCCTTTCTAGATGTTTCCAGTTTTCTGCAGTGCACATCACTGCCTCGGTGACACGTCAAAAAAAcaagtcttatttcttttttttttttttttaattttttttaacgtttctttatttttgagacagagagagacacagcatgaacgggggaggggcagagagagagggagacacagaatcggaaacaggctccaggctctgagccatcagcccagagcccgacgcggggctcgaactcacggacggcgagatcgtgacctggctgaagtcggacgcttaaccgactgagccacccaggcgccccaaaacaagtCTTATTTCaaagatggaactggaggatgtTGGAATGACAACATTTCTCACTGTGATATTTTTGCGATCAAGTACGGTTTTCGATGCAGTCTCATTTTACCAAGGTGGCAGACAAATGTTTCTTAATTCCGTTCCGCCTCCTTCTCTCCACACTGCAGAGAGGAACCGGCAGGTGTACAAGTGGAAAGCTGACTCCTCCCTTGACTCTCAAAGCCTGGAATTCGCCATATTTTCTGTGTGGAAACGTAAGCCCAGGGCAGGGggacctcctcctccccaggcaaACATTTTCCAAACCTCCATGATACCAGTCGCTTTGCATAAAGGAAGCGTGTGCACAGAGTAGGTCCCTGATTGAACGGACAACACTAGGGTCCAAAAAAAGAGTGGCTGGCTCGATGGCGTCACTGTGTCGCCAGGTGGGACACCCATTTACTCAGGgtactgtcttttatttttattttctaatgtttatttttgagagagcgcgcaagcaagggaggggcagagggagagggagacggagaatccaagcaggctctgggctgtcagcgcaaagcccgatatggagcttgaacccacgaactgtgagatcatgacctgagctgacgtcggctgcttagctgactgagccacccaggcgctccccactgccgtccccccccccccccaaccttagGATGTTTTCTGACTGGTGGATGCCTTCCTCCCCTTTGCTGCCCAAGCACCACGGGCCCCAGGGCACCCCTGTGCCTGTGTGCCTCCCAGAGCTCAGAGAACTCGCTTTGAAAAAAGCACGTCCTCAGTCACCACTGCCGGATTGAATTGATTCCCGCAAGCAAATCTGGGGAAACGCGTGGAGTAGTAAATTGGGTGCATCCCTGCTGTGGGGTTCAGTGCAGCCATCAGAAACAATGCTTTAAATTGATCTATTCACCTGGGAAACAACAACAGGAAAATAGCTGAAGTCCACCTTTGTCACCATCGTAAATACATacgggggggaaaaaagcaaactaagagaaaatacatcGAAGAATGCACAGTAGTTGTCTTTGGGTGGTGAGATTATGGGTGATTTTGgtatttcctttttccctttgtgtttttaagctgtttaaattttttttttttttatttagtatttttgagagacagagcctgagcaggggaggggcagagatctcAGTTCTACTGCCAACAGCAGTTCCCCAATCCTATTTCCCGCCAGGGCTCTGCCTGTCCCACCCTGAGTTCTCTGTTCCTCAGGGTTTCCAAGCACCTAAGCCCTGCAGCGgtcaggaggggaggagaggggaggggaaggtggggaggggctgctggcTGCTGATTGGCTCTCCCTTCGGAGCGGAGTCAGCAGCGGAAATCACTGCTTCCAAGTTCACTGGTggtgggagcaggggcaggggctgcctGGGGTCAAGGGGCTCTGTTTACAAACGCTAATGCTCACGAACCTGAAATCCTGTCTGGGCCCAAGGCCTTCATAGGTAAACTCGGTCCGGTCTTCTGGAATGTCCCATTTGGCTCATTCGTCTCCTTCCCACCAGGGGGAAGTTCTTGGAGAAGGTTCAAGGCCCGGAGGGAACTCAGCCCGCACCGCCTTTAAAGTCGCTCACCCCCACGTGGCTGCACATTCCGTGGTGGTCACGTGTCCGGATCTGGCCACGAGCCCCAACCTGCCTGGGCTTGGGTCGGCGCGCCTGGCAGGTCACCCCGGCTGGGTCCCGCATCGGCCCCCAGGGGCCCGAGTCAGAACCCCGCAGAGAGTTCTTGCTCCGCCGTGGAGGGCGACATCGAGCTGGTCCTCTCCAGCCTCTCCGCGGAGAGGAAGGGGAGCCATTTGGCCAGGCGCGTGGCCAGGACGCCGTGGAACAGCTGGCGCAGGTACCTGCGGAACCTCTCTCCCACGAAGGCGTAGATGACGGGGTTGACGCAGCAGTGCGTGTAGGCGATCACCTCCGTCACCTGCATGGCCACGTCCAGCTGTTTGCTCTGCCGACACTCGTCGGTGAAAAGGGTGTCTTGGAAGGCAGAGACCAGCATGGCCAGGTTGTAAGGGgtccagaagagaaagaagacgaTCATGATGACGAAAATCAGGCGGACGGCTTTGGCCTTCTTCTCGTTGGGTCGCCTGAGCAGAATCCTTACGATCTCGGTGTAGCAGACGATCATGACCAGCAGAGGCAACACCAGCCCCAACGTGTTCagcttcagagcctggaaccgtTTCCAGGCTTTTAGGTTTTCGTGAGGGAAGTGGAGGCTGCAGGTGATACGGGAGAACTCCCGCTGGGTCTTGGAAAAGTAGAAGCCCGGGACGGAGGCCGAGACGGCCAGGCTCCAGGCCGCGACGCTGCTGAGGACGCCGAAGAGGACGGTGCGAACCTGCAGGGCGAACACGGCGTGGACGATGGCCAGGTACCTGTCCACCGTCAGCAGGATGATGAAAAAGATCTCGCTGTACAAGCCTATGTAATAAAGCCCCGAGAGCAGCTTGCAGGTGCCGTCGCTGAAAATCCAATCATCCTTCAGCTTGTAGTCAATCCAGAAGGGCAGCGTGAAGAGGAAAAGCAGGTCAGAGATGGCCAGGTTGAGGAGGTAGATGCTGGTCATACTCTTGAGCCTCTTGTACTGCATCAGGACCAAGAGCACCAGGATGTTGCCCACCAGGCCGACGACGAACACCAGCGAGTACAAGGCGGGCAGCAGCTGGGCCCCGAaggccctctcctcccccttctggCACGGCGTTATGCCCTCATAGTCATATTCTGTCGTCACGTCAAAGTTCTCTGTAGGGACTGTGATTTCCGCGCTGGCCTCTGTCATCCTGGAGCgagtctctgttttctttgccGTCAGAGGGCGCCGGGCCCTGGACAACAAAGACGAGGCAGGGATGGTTAGAAGCCTTCAACCACCTGACAGCTgttttactgagtgcctactgtgtaccagacCCCGGGACACAGCACGGAGTAAGGGGGACCCGGGTCGACTCTGCCCTGGTGGAACCTGGAGCCTaacgggggcggggcggggggtgggggggtaggcaataaataaatgagcacacGAGTGGTTCATTCCATCGCTTTGACGGTGAGTGTCGTGCAGGAAAAGTCTGGTGGCTGGAGACAGAGCGCAGACGGAGGGAGGTCTCGCCCCACTGCTCCTAACCGGTGCTTCCCGCGGTCTTGGCATTGGACTCAGTGCTAGGCAACCCCTCGCCCCCAAGCAGGTGCCGCTATTGTCCCCCTGCCTGGAGGTGATGATGCGGACGTTCAAAGTGGGAAGGACACGTATTTATGAGAACGAACGGTGGAGTTCAAACTCGGGCGTGAGTGGCTCTCACGCCCATTCCTGAAATCACTGGGGCTCCTGCCTCCAATCTCAGAGCAATGATTTTGCGCCTTGGGGTCCCCAGAAGGATGCTGAGAGTCCAAAACTTACAGAGGGATTTTCATGGCTCCGGGGGCCTAAAAGGTTCTTAGTCAGGGGTGACATAGCGCCCCGGGGGCACATGAAAAtgtgtggccttttttttttttttccgggggggggggtggtgccccGGAGACGAGGGATGCTGCTGTCTGGCCATTCGTTAGGCAGGGCCAAGGATGTCCTGCCACGCAAAAATTATCCTACCCACAGCGCTGCCATAGTGAAATTCTAGAAGGCCAGCTCCATCCCTTAGTGGATGAGGACGCTGAGGACGCAGAGTGGGTCAGCCTGGCTCATGTCATACAGCCCAGATGTGGCACAGGTGGGTCTACAGGCAACTCGGTAGACCACCTGTGAGAGCCGTGAGGAAGATTCAGAGGAAAGTACCGTCTGGCTCTTAGATATTTGCACCCAGGGTtgtcttgaaacaaacaaaaacacagaacagCCACTGGATCGCTTGCCTTTGTGGCACTTCCCCCAGTTCCTGATGGTCAGCAGGCTCTTTCAGTCTGTTCCCATCACTTCCTGAAGACACTTCCCCAAAGGGAGCATGGACGGGCTTTGGCGTAACCTACCGGCTGTGTGACTTGGGATAAGTTAatctacctctctgagccttaggtTCTCCTCTGTACCGTGGGAAAGTAGCACCTACCTTGCAGGGCTGCTGTAAGGTAATGCACGTATGAGAAAAGCGACACCTCGGTATTTTTCGGGCCCTCGGTAAATATTGGGGTTCCTCCTTCCCTGCACCGGCCCCTGTCTGAGGCCAGTCCCAGGCTGGCCTCAGTCAAGTAGCCGGTGCCCACATCACCACTCCCATCCTGAATCTGGAGTCTCTAGTCTTCTAAATTGCTTAGCGGATGTTTCCAGCTTACAAAATTCACATTTCTGCAGCGGCCGTTGGAAAATAAGGCACACGGGACAGGGCAGGGGGCTGTCCGGCATCCTGGCTGGGGAGCTGTCATTTCCCGTCAAATCCGTCCCTGTGGCTCACTCGTCCGGCTCTGGACTTGCCTATACCCGGCCGGCTCTCCTTCTGGAAGGACCCAGGCTGGCAGTCACTAACCAGGCTGTGTGGGCAATTTCTGACTTCTGCTGCCACTGCCAGTACGGGCAGGTGGGCTTGGCAGACAGCACTTTTGGGTAGGCCGGCAGATTTACGGCGGAAGCGACCAGAAGCTTGGCAGCGCAAGGAGCCGCTGCTGCAAGCCTGAGCCCATGAGCCCGGGGGTCCTGGGGAATTGGGGCGAAGATGAGGGCAAACCGAGTCAGCATTGCCCCCGGGGCCATTTGAACAGAGACCCgccttcaccaccaccccctccaacTTCGTTGGCTATTTTCCCAACTTGCCAGGCGCCAGGCAACAATCCGCAAGCAAGTCCgggagagggatggggtgggggtggggaggaaggggcctTGCAGGGAGACAGAAGGCCCGTGGTGCAACTGAGGCCGGCAAGACCTCAGCCCCGAGGTGATCAGCAGGATCCTCTAGCCTGGGAGCTGGTGAGGGCTTTGAGTAGGGAAAAGGCAGTCTGTGGGGCTAAGACGCCCAAGCCTGGTAGCATGCTGGGGCTGGCTTACGCTGGTTCGTAAAAACCGATCGTGcccacctctccccagctcgGCATTCAGGGGTTTGGTAgctttgaaatcaaccacagtgGGGATATCGATGCCACAGAAATCCACCAACACTAGAAATCAGGGCTCTTTTTTTCCCATGAGGGCCAGTGGCTAAACCTTTACCGGCCCTTCACTGCCCACAGGCTGAATAGTCTAGAGCTGTCCCCCCAGTCGGAGCGGGGACTCCAGCGTCAGTGAGTAGCAGACCGCCTGGCTGACAAGCTATGCAAACTTCTGAGAGCTTCTGACTCGGAAAATCGGGGCACTCCAGATTCTTCCATGAAGGAACAGTTGAAATAGATACCTCCGAgtagcccccaccccacccctcccgtGCCCCTCCACCTTCGGAACACAGTCTGACCTGCCTCTTTGTTAGTAGAACGGAATGGATGCATCCCAAGAGGACATCTCCCTGTCTCCGGGAGGGTAAAATCCTACCTCCTCCAGAGACAAATCAGCAGTCCTGACTGTGAGGCTCCTTGGTTCTAGTCTTCTCAAGAAATTGGTCACTAGCACCTGCAGTGTTTTTTGtaattaatatttcctttttgctACAACTTCTTCGTATACcatgtttgggttttgtttacaTAGGGAAATTTGGCAAGTGATTTCCCCCTGAATAGTTTTTCCGCAGAGAGCCTCTTGTTTCTTAACAGACTTTAGAAAGGCTGATTTTCTCAATCGGTTACCAACAACCAGTCATTCAAGAAAGGCTTTCCTTTTTTAGCAAGAACACCCCTGTTTTACATCTGAGCCCACAGTCTCATAAATTCACCCCTTGTCAGTATTGCTGTATAATTAATTGCCTTGTAGACGCATCTAGGGGCTAATTAGACATTCGCTTGGCCCTCGAAGAATTCCTCACCTTTCAGGAATGTCCTACGGTGCGAGGACGACAGTCCTGGCTGCGTATATGTCTTCTAACAAGATTGCCCTCAGTGGTAACTGACAAGACAGGAGGAAAAACAAGTACCACTTACTCTGGTCTCAGGGGTTTTGTCCACGAAGTCTTTGTTTCTGGAGCTTTTCGAATTTTGATGAACTCAAGGCTCAACGTCCTGATTGAACAGGAAGTCCTCAGCTTCCTGTGTGATGATTTAGGACTCCAGGGTTCACAGTCTTTCAGAATGACGAGAAGGGGACAGAGTTCTTCCCTTTGTATGGTCGGGTGTCCATGAGTGGCCGCGACACGCGCTCGTGGCCGGTTCCTCAAGGCTGGGCTCACTCTAAGGATTTTCTCTGCTCACTCGGCTGTGCTTCTCTCTAGGGAGCTCTGCCTTAAGGGGATTGGGTAGGGTAGGGTTGGGTGGAGTTGAGTGGGGAGAGGTAGTGTGAGCTGTTCCCAGAATTTGTGAAGCAATCAAAGGCtgagatagtgtgtgtgtgtgtgtggtgtgtgtgtgtgtgtgtgtgtgtgtgttgaggggcgGTGAGGGAGGGCAGGGCATAGAGGGTTTGTGGTCAGTgactagccttttttttttttttagagtttgcaaatggaaggatttaaACCCCAACGCTGGATCCTGGTTCTCCAAATGAACCGGCTGATAGCGCGACAGACGTGACAGGTCCTCTTTGGCGCCCCCTGTGTCCTCCACCTCTGTTTGCTGTCCCTTTCTGCTCCCGGTCTCCACCCCTGCAGACCCCACTGAACAGTTTCATCTCGAGGAACCTCCAGCCCGAAGTGAGTACAGGTCTGTAGGCTGAGTTTCAGCCATTTCTTTCTGATCGCAGGTTCCTGTTTAATGCGATGGTCCAACCGAGGCTGCGGCCAAATCCCAGCTCTCCCCTGACACAAGGGCGGGTAACCACGCCTTGACAAGTCTTGGCTCCCGCTCCATCGCATGAGATCGCCAAGCACTCTTGCTTGCTGCAGGATGCACAAGGTCAGCTTGGAGGTGACAAGTGTCACAGAGCACCTGGCCTAAGGAGGAGTGACGAAGGATGCTTCCCACGACTCTCCCCACAGCCGCCAGCACCTGCTCTGCCACTGTGCTGGCTTGCCCCCTGCCCGCCACTCTGGGCTCTACTCCTTTCCTGTAAAATGAGACTCTAGTGGCCTTCACAGGATTGCTGCAAAGCACCATTTCAGAAATGAATGCGaatgtgatttgcaaatgtcACTTGTCCCTTCAAGGCTCTGTTTCTGCATCCGTAGAACGAAGACTTTAGACAAGGTGCCCCGTGTGCCCTTCAAAGGAACACTCCAGGAGTCTTCTGGGGTCGGGCCTCCCCTCTCTGGCAGCCCGTCCACAGACagatgggggaagagggaggcaaaaGGCAACTAAGCTGACAAAGAGGTGACTTTGGATGTATTTTTTATGCATTCGattgtctctttcctcttctataaaacgAGGCTAATAATTCCCACTTTATAGAAGGTTAAATGAATACATGCATATGAATGAATGATTTGGTGCTGAGCTTGGCAAGCATTACCAACGCCTGCCTTAATTTGGGTTTCCCTTTTAGGTGCAAACCCTGCAACGGAACGCAGATGCAAGTAATGTATTTGCAGCGGATCCCAGGAGACACtgcgggggaggggaaagggggccAGGAAAGGGAGCATTATAGAGCCACTCCTGCAGAAGGTGAGTGGCACCCAGGCCCCCTGGGGAACCCAGGGAGCCCCTCAGAGTCACCCCAACTGTGGGGCCAGAGGGTTGAGGAAACCGGGCACGTATCCATCACATCTCTGCCTGCCCGCCACTGGCTGAGGGCCGCTTCTCTCTGGCTTTTGTGGCTGGATATCATCCCCAGGAGATTCTTCTCCACCAGCGCACAGGGCTGGGCATTTAGGCAGTGGCCGTGGCCCTAGATGTAGTGGGAACAGACAGGAGTGTCAGGAAGGCGCACACCACGGTCTTCTAACCTTGACTTTGCCTCGGCCTCTGTTTCCTTAATGGGGCGCCCCCTGCAGCGTCAACCCCCGGTCTGGCCTGCTGACCCTCCTCCTTCATGTCCCATGCTGCCTTTCTGGGTCTCATCCGCGACATCTGATGCTGACTGACGCAGCCGTTCCCACTTCTCCTTTCCTGTCTCAACCTCAACATCCCGAAATCTTATGTTCTGTTTGACCGGGACGCCGTAAGGCCAGGCTCCTTGCCTGCGTGGAGCCTGCGCGTCATTGAGGTACGCCTTTCAGGTTCAAGTGCTACAACTGTAGGTGAATttccgggggaggggaggggctggcagtgCTCTCTCTGCCACCCAGTCCCGGGCCACGCTGTCTGCCTACTTGGCAAAAGAGATTGCTTCCGACCCCGGGCCCCTCTGGGGACACCAAAGACAGGTTGACGGGCGTCTCACAGACGGACACGAGGGCCTTTGGGGGACACTGGTGGCCCCTAGGCAGTAGCCTACCCTTGCCCCCTCCACACCACTGCCTTTTATCCCTGCCTCGTCTAATCTCCTTCCCTagcctctctctccaccacccctTCTTCCCCAGGCAGTCTTTTCTCCTCCTTAATCTCCACCTCTGCTCTCACGCCTGGTAGCTCCCAGGCTGTCTTGCCCCACAACGTGCTGCCAACCC from Prionailurus viverrinus isolate Anna chromosome A2, UM_Priviv_1.0, whole genome shotgun sequence encodes the following:
- the LOC125160825 gene encoding C-C chemokine receptor type 1-like, whose product is MTEASAEITVPTENFDVTTEYDYEGITPCQKGEERAFGAQLLPALYSLVFVVGLVGNILVLLVLMQYKRLKSMTSIYLLNLAISDLLFLFTLPFWIDYKLKDDWIFSDGTCKLLSGLYYIGLYSEIFFIILLTVDRYLAIVHAVFALQVRTVLFGVLSSVAAWSLAVSASVPGFYFSKTQREFSRITCSLHFPHENLKAWKRFQALKLNTLGLVLPLLVMIVCYTEIVRILLRRPNEKKAKAVRLIFVIMIVFFLFWTPYNLAMLVSAFQDTLFTDECRQSKQLDVAMQVTEVIAYTHCCVNPVIYAFVGERFRRYLRQLFHGVLATRLAKWLPFLSAERLERTSSMSPSTAEQELSAGF